The following are from one region of the Phycisphaeraceae bacterium genome:
- a CDS encoding Gfo/Idh/MocA family oxidoreductase: MPITRREFVKSAGLATAAGAIAPTILTSGKAVARSTRANEKIAIGVIGLGIQGRYTTSRYFLKNARTRVVALCDVDTTRREHTRAEVNKTYDDQGCAAYIDYRELLARPDIDAVVIMTPDHWHATQCMHAAAAGKDIYCEKPLTHTLEENRRLIECVRKHSRVFQTGSQQRTEYDHRFVQACDYVRNGRIGKLLNVSVGVGDPPKACDLPEEEMESGLDWDLWLGPAPSRPYHSVLSPRGINNFYPAWRAYWDYCGGYLADMGTHHYDIAQWGMDADATGPIEAVPAIDGDRMRGVALKYATGVTVTHGGPSGTTFIGTNGLIHVDRGRLHSVPGDLFDKPLEDDASRLPRHVNHGENWIDCIYSREKPICDVEVGARTAAMCQLVNVVYRHNTAVQWDPKTWRFVGSSKPEWMDYQRRSQFALPQA, encoded by the coding sequence ATGCCCATCACGCGCCGAGAGTTCGTCAAATCCGCCGGCCTCGCCACCGCAGCCGGCGCCATCGCCCCAACAATTCTCACCAGCGGCAAGGCCGTCGCACGAAGCACACGCGCAAACGAAAAAATCGCGATCGGTGTCATCGGCCTCGGCATCCAGGGCCGCTACACCACCAGCCGCTACTTCCTCAAAAACGCACGCACACGCGTCGTCGCGCTCTGCGACGTCGACACCACACGCCGCGAACACACCCGCGCCGAAGTCAACAAAACCTACGACGACCAAGGCTGCGCAGCCTACATCGATTACCGCGAACTCCTCGCACGTCCCGACATCGACGCGGTCGTCATCATGACCCCCGATCACTGGCACGCAACCCAGTGCATGCACGCCGCCGCCGCAGGCAAGGACATCTACTGCGAAAAGCCGCTCACACACACCCTCGAAGAAAACCGCCGCCTCATCGAGTGCGTCCGCAAGCACAGCCGCGTTTTCCAGACCGGCAGTCAGCAGCGCACCGAATACGACCATCGCTTCGTTCAGGCTTGCGACTACGTTCGCAACGGCCGCATCGGCAAACTTCTCAACGTCAGCGTCGGCGTGGGCGACCCGCCCAAAGCCTGCGATCTGCCCGAAGAAGAAATGGAATCCGGCCTCGATTGGGACCTCTGGCTCGGGCCAGCGCCCAGCCGCCCCTATCACTCCGTCCTCAGCCCGCGAGGCATCAATAACTTCTACCCCGCATGGCGCGCGTACTGGGATTATTGTGGCGGATACCTCGCCGACATGGGCACACACCACTATGACATCGCTCAGTGGGGCATGGATGCCGACGCCACCGGACCCATCGAAGCCGTGCCCGCAATCGACGGCGACCGTATGCGAGGCGTCGCACTCAAATACGCCACCGGCGTCACCGTTACCCACGGCGGACCCAGCGGCACAACCTTCATCGGCACCAATGGCCTCATCCACGTCGATCGGGGCCGACTCCACAGCGTCCCGGGCGATCTCTTCGACAAACCCCTCGAAGATGACGCCTCGCGCCTCCCTCGCCACGTCAACCACGGCGAGAACTGGATCGACTGCATCTATTCACGCGAAAAACCCATCTGCGATGTCGAGGTCGGTGCGCGCACCGCCGCGATGTGCCAACTCGTCAACGTCGTCTACCGTCATAACACAGCCGTGCAGTGGGATCCGAAAACATGGCGCTTCGTCGGTTCGTCAAAGCCCGAGTGGATGGACTACCAGCGCCGCAGCCAGTTCGCACTCCCTCAGGCGTGA
- a CDS encoding M24 family metallopeptidase — MSTIDQRLADYCSAHHLTGVILRRRSNMAWASGGADFHCDTSSTFGVATLVWTPTRKVCLTDTIEAPRLRAEEPLIAHGWEIEAIDWWEADRRIEDYLCNGAFESDVPEDRLQGVRASLMPVEIERVRALGRDAAEVVERLMRDDVKPGMTEYHLGGAVAGWLRDRGIFGHVVLVAADERIARYRHPIPTGKAIERCAMVAVCAQRHGLIVSLTRLVHFGAMSDDLRRRHEAVIEVDRALHEATLPGAAWNVVLASGIAAYERTGFGEEWRLHHQGGPMGYEARDFKATPTETRQVQVDQLVGWNPSITGTKSEDTLLVRAHGQEVVTRTGNWPEENGRPAILVR; from the coding sequence ATGAGCACGATCGACCAACGTCTTGCTGACTATTGCAGCGCTCACCATCTGACAGGTGTCATTCTGCGACGGCGCAGCAATATGGCCTGGGCCAGTGGTGGCGCGGACTTTCACTGTGACACGTCATCGACGTTCGGCGTTGCGACACTGGTGTGGACGCCGACGCGCAAGGTGTGTCTGACCGACACGATCGAGGCTCCGCGACTGCGGGCGGAGGAGCCGCTGATTGCACATGGCTGGGAGATTGAAGCGATTGACTGGTGGGAGGCCGACAGGCGCATCGAAGACTACCTGTGCAACGGGGCGTTCGAGAGTGATGTGCCGGAGGATCGGCTGCAAGGGGTGCGTGCGAGCCTGATGCCAGTTGAGATCGAGCGTGTGCGTGCGCTGGGGCGCGACGCTGCGGAGGTTGTCGAGCGGTTGATGCGCGACGATGTCAAGCCGGGGATGACGGAGTATCACCTGGGCGGTGCTGTGGCGGGTTGGTTGCGTGATCGAGGGATTTTTGGTCACGTTGTGCTGGTGGCGGCGGACGAGCGGATCGCGCGGTATCGGCATCCGATTCCGACGGGAAAGGCGATCGAGCGGTGCGCGATGGTGGCGGTGTGCGCACAGCGGCATGGGTTGATTGTGTCGCTGACGCGGCTGGTGCATTTCGGGGCGATGAGCGATGATCTGCGGCGGCGGCACGAGGCGGTGATCGAGGTGGATCGGGCACTGCACGAGGCGACGCTGCCCGGCGCGGCGTGGAACGTGGTGCTGGCGAGCGGCATTGCGGCGTATGAACGCACGGGGTTCGGCGAAGAGTGGCGTTTGCACCATCAGGGCGGGCCGATGGGGTATGAGGCGCGCGACTTCAAGGCGACGCCGACGGAGACGAGGCAGGTGCAAGTGGATCAACTGGTGGGGTGGAACCCGTCGATTACAGGGACGAAGAGCGAAGACACCCTGCTGGTGCGTGCACACGGGCAGGAGGTGGTGACGCGGACGGGCAATTGGCCGGAGGAAAACGGTCGTCCGGCGATACTGGTGCGATAA